A single genomic interval of Gossypium raimondii isolate GPD5lz chromosome 11, ASM2569854v1, whole genome shotgun sequence harbors:
- the LOC105803373 gene encoding ultraviolet-B receptor UVR8, translating into MLINRLLWKHHQWNKTVVAVSSKALFAQVTTNKPRWMSTVMSFGDGSQGALGLPDSVTGPRGDAYEPTRVLGLPSDITSISAGHYHSLAIDSRGGLWAWGRNQESQLGRDPLAPRDSWNDPKRVEGLDHVNVCAAFASGVISAAIDSNGSVWVWGKSKRGQLGLGKGIIETVVPRRVEALAGEKIVKVSFGWGHALAQTEDGKLLGWGYSADGRIGNVGEALEASPLDSNANISMNDKRFSGSGLDAAELMVLEGMEKEKDMPIIWEPRLVEELQGVEVRDIACGLDHSLVLCRNGTLLSSGSNVYGQLGRTKLDLRLLPVDLTAHPVSIASGLGHSLAICEVPSSDVEGGGMSIFSWGWNQCSQLGREGPENFPSMIEGWEGETPVSVSGGRVHSTALTSHGELWVWGCGKSGRLGLGSSSDEAEPTLLDCLEDFKVLQAVSGFDHNLVLMDE; encoded by the exons ATGCTGATAAACCGATTGTTATGGAAGCATCATCAATGGAATAAAACGGTCGTTGCAGTTTCATCTAAAGCCTTATTCGCTCAGGTTACTACTAATAAACCGAGATGGATGAGTACGGTAATGAGCTTTGGGGACGGAAGCCAGGGGGCGTTGGGTCTACCCGATTCAGTGACCGGTCCCAGAGGCGATGCTTACGAGCCCACCCGGGTCCTCGGTCTCCCTTCCGATATCACCAGCATCAGCGCTGGCCATTATCACTCGCTCGCTATTGATTCCCGAGGTGGACTCTGGGCTTGGGGCCGCAACCAGGAATCCCAGCTGGGTCGTGATCCACTTGCCCCGAG AGATTCTTGGAATGATCCAAAGAGAGTGGAAGGGTTGGATCATGTGAATGTTTGTGCTGCTTTTGCTTCTGGCGTTATTTCTGCTGCCATTGACAGTAATGGTTCTGTGTGGGTATGGGGGAAGTCTAAGCGGGGACAGCTTGGTCTTGGAAAGGGTATCATTGAGACCGTAGTACCTCGCAGAGTTGAAGCACTTGCAGGAGAAAAGATAGTCAAG GTTTCATTTGGTTGGGGGCATGCTCTTGCACAGACAGAGGATGGAAAGTTGTTAGGCTGGGGTTATTCAGCCGATGGTAGGATTGGAAATGTGGGGGAAGCTTTAGAGGCGTCTCCTCTGGACTCAAATGCGAATATATCGATGAATGACAAACGGTTTTCAGGTTCAGGATTGGATGCTGCCGAGCTGATGGTTTTAGAAGGAATGGAGAAAGAGAAAGACATGCCAATCATTTGGGAACCTCGATTGGTCGAAGAACTGCAAGGAGTTGAAGTCAGAGACATTGCTTGCGGGCTTGATCATTCTTTGGTTCTTTGCC GTAATGGTACTTTATTGAGCTCTGGAAGCAATGTATATGGTCAGCTGGGGAGAACCAAACTGGACCTGAGATTGTTACCTGTTGATCTAACCGCCCATCCTGTGTCTATTGCATCCGGTCTTGGTCATTCCTTGGCAATCTGTGAGGTGCCATCTTCGGATGTTGAAGGAGGTGGAATGAGCATTTTCTCATGGGGGTGGAACCAATGCTCACAATTAGGTAGAGAAGGACCGGAGAATTTCCCATCAATGATTGAGGGATGGGAAGGGGAAACACCTGTATCAGTGTCAGGAGGGCGGGTGCATTCTACTGCTCTGACATCTCATGGTGAGTTATGGGTTTGGGGCTGTGGTAAGAGTGGCCGTCTTGGGTTAGGAAGCTCCAGCGATGAAGCCGAGCCAACCTTGCTTGATTGTTTGGAAGATTTCAAAGTTCTACAAGCAGTGTCAGGTTTTGATCATAACCTGGTTTTGATGGATGAATGA